The Mycoplasmopsis caviae sequence AGCTCAGGCGAATTTCTTTGTAAGAAAGCCAAAAACAATATAACAGATGTATAAAATAAAAGACGCTAATGATAATATTTTCAATATTTCACGCGAAGTTCTAATTTTAACGATAATTTCCTTTTTTGAAATAACTAAACTGGCTATTAGTATACCTATAAGTAAAGCATTAACAATTATGAATGCTAAGAGTCTACTTTTTTCTCTTTCTTTTGTCATTATTCTCCTATTCAATTTTTCAACATAATTATATATTAATTATGAATTAGATGCCAAATGAAAAGTTCAACAGTTAATAATTTTGATATATCAGTCTTATTTAATGTATGAAATAATTAATTGTTTGCGTATAGTTAAAAAAAAGAAGTGTCATTATAGACACTTCTCATTTTTAATAATTATTAATTTGCGTTAGTTTTCTCATCTTTTTGTTTATTAATTTTAATTTTATCATTGAGTTTTCCTAGGTAAATTGATGAAACTATAAGTGAAGCAATTAAAGTAGCAATGTAAGTAATAATTATTAGGAATGTGGTAATTGCAATGAAACTACCAATAGTAACAACAAATCCTGCTTCAGGAGTAGTGCCATAAGACTTAAGTATTGTTAAATACAATACGAATATAAGTACTACAACTGATACAAACTCATAAATAATTGCAATTATAGAAGCTCATCTTAGTTTCTTAATCATAAATCCGTAAACAATATAACAAATATTCATAGCAACAAAAAAAATGTTACATATATTTTTGCTGGTTCAAATAAACCAACTGAATTTGTAATTAACTGAAATACTAATAATATAAGAATTATAGAATTAACAATCACAAAAGTTCTCACTCTATTTTTTAATTTCTGTGTATTCATTTAATATCCCTTCGATTTGATAGTTAAATTATATATGAATTTGTATTTGGTAGTTCAAATAAATGGATGCAGGTAATAAGCATTTAAAGTAAATTTTTACTTAAAAATCTCAATTAATTTATATTATCGTAATTATATAAAATATAATTAAGCATTAAAAAAGATATAAAAAAACACAAAAAATTTTTAAAAAATTTATTTATAAATTGAATTTTTATAATTATAATTAATCACATTATGAGAATAGAAAATTTAAAAAATGACAAATTTAAATCTAAATTTGTATTGTTAAATTTTTGTGAAGATAGAAACCCAGATCTTCAATTTTTTGTTATTGAATATTCTCAAGATATCTTTGATTTAGCCTCCCTAATAAGTCAGTCAATTTAATTAAATTTAGTTAAGTTTGATTTGACTCAAAATAAAATATTTTAAATTTATTTTACCAAAAACACTATAAAACAGATTATTTAGAAAATTTATATTTCATTTTCAGGAGAATTTATGATTAAGAAAAACAACTCACCTTATATCATTGAACTTAAAGAAGTTGTTAAAGAATTTGACGATAAGGTTGTTTTAGAAAATGTTGATTTAAAAATTAACAAAGGAGAATTTGTTACATTATTAGGCCCTTCTGGTTCTGGAAAAACAACAATTCTTAGATTAATAGCAGGTTTTGAAAGAGCAACACGTGGTGAAATTAAATTCCATGGTGTTGATATTAAGGATTTACCTCCACATAAAAGAGACCTTTCAACTATTTTTCAAGATTATGCACTATTTCCTCACTTAAATGTTGAAGGTAATATTAAATATGGTTTAGCACTTAAGAGAATGCCGAAAGAAGTTATCAATGCTAAACACGAAAAACTATTAGCACAGAAACAAAAAAATGAGAAGAAAGAGCAAAAGTCTGAAATGAAAAAACTTGATGTTTTGCAAACAAAATATGAAAGAGAAATGAAAACATTAAAGAAAAATACTTTTGCTTATAGACGTAGACAAAAATGATTAGATAAGTCAGACTTTAATTATTCATATTGAGAAAACTATGTAGATCAACAAACAGAAAACTTCGAAAAACGTTATCTCCCAAGTTTGACGAATCAAAAATAAAAATGAACACTTCATATACTAAAGTATATGAAATTTTTTTCATTTTTCTTATTTTGTGTTATAATATGTTATAATATAATTATGTATGTAAAAGTTTCAAAAGTAGCAGGCAAAGAATATGTTCAAATTTGCCATTCAGTTAGAATAAAAGGAACAAATAAAACAAAGCAAGTGGTTATTGAAAAACTTGGTCTTTTATCAAAACTGCAAGAAGAAAATCCTAACATTTTAGAGGATTTAAAAATAAATATCAAGGTTTGAGAAATGAAGCGAGAGATAATGAATTATTGAAGTATAGAGTTCACAAATCTATTGATGCTTTATTTGACACAGAATTCAATGAAAGGAATGAATTCAAAGACAAATTAACATATGAAGAAAAGGCTGAAAAAGTAAAAAATAGTTAGAAAAAATATGGTAATTTACTTTACAAAACGATTTACAAAAACTAAAACTTGATGAATATTTTGATTTAAAAAGTAAAGAATTTCTTTTCAGATATGATTTAAATAATATTGTTGAGAACCTAACTTTTTAAGAATTTTAAAACCTTCATCAAAACTAAGAACAGTTCAATCTTATGATTCATATTTAATAGAGAATGACGACACGTTGAAATCTCATTACAGAGCATTGGAAATTTTATGCGATGAAAGATTAGATATTATTAAACATTTAAACAATAGATTATCAGAATTAATGGACAGAAATCTAGAAGAGGCTTTCTACGATGTTACAACAGTTTATTTTGAAAGTTTCACAGCAGATGATTTTAGAATCTTTGGTTTTTCAAAGGATTTAAAAGTTAATCAAACACAAGTGGTATTAGGTTTGATGATTGATGCAAATGGAATACCAATAAGTTACAAACTTTTTCCGGAAATACAAGCGATTTTAAGACTTTTATCCCTTTTATACAGGAAGTTAAGGAAAATTTAGGAATCGAAAATGTAACGATAGTTGCTGATAGAGGACTTAATTCTGGGCCTAATTTACAGTCGATAATTGACAATGGTTTTAAATTTATAATGGCAGAAAAAATTAGAGCAAAAGGCAAAATTGCCTCTGAAATACTTGACTTAGATTCATATGATAAAATAACTGAAAACTACTTTATTAGAGATCGTAAAGATACAAAATTTGTAAAAAATGAAGATGATGAGAAATATATAATTGATGGTAGACTTGTTCTTTCTTTCAGTGAAAATAGAAGAAAAAAGGATGAGAGCGACCGCAAAAGACTTATTGAAAAAGCTTTAAAAGGTGTTCAAAACAATGCTTCAAAAGCTCGCTCAGAATTAAGTAGAGGCGGTAGAAAGTATCTCGATTATAATGTTAAAGAAGTAACGATAAAGACAACAAAAATTGAAGATGATGCAAAATGAGATGGCTTTTATGGAATATTCACAAACGATATGGAAATGAAGACTGATAGAATTATTTCAACATATCGAAAACTTTGAAAGATTGAAGATTCGTTTAGAATGTTAAAAACATCATTTGAGGTTAGACCTGTTTATCTATCAAAAAGGAAGACAATTGAAGCGGCATTTTCTTATTTGTTATTTAGCCCTTGTACTCCAAAGATTTCTAGAATTCACTATTGACTCAATAGTTGAAGATGATCACAAATTTACTACTGAAAAAATACTCAACAGTATTAGAGAAGTTGAACTAATAACCTTTAAAGATTATGAGAATGATACAGAGTATTTTATGAGAACTGATGAACCAATTGAATACCTTGAATTAATTGAAAAATTAAATATTGAAAGACTTCCACTGATGGGAAAAGTCGATGAAATTGAGGGTATTATAACACATGGCTAAAATTGTAAAAATGACCAATACACCTATAAATAAGGCGTATTAGTCATTTTTAATACTCCTTTTTAATTGATTCGTCAAACTTGGGAAAAATCTCAATTAATTTATATTATCGTAATTATATAAAATATAATTAAGCATTAAAAAAAGATATAAAAAAAACACAAAAAAATTTTTAAAAAATTTATTTATAAATTGAATTTTTATAATTATAATTAATCACATTATGAGAATAGAAAATTTAAAAAATGACAAATTTAAATCTAAATTTGTATTGTTAAATTTTTGTGAAGATAGAAACCCAGATCTTCAATTTTTTGTTATTGAATATTCTCAAGATATCTTTGATTTAGCCTCCCTAATAAGTCAGTCAATTTAATTAAATTTAGTTAAGTTTGATTTGACTCAAAATAAAATATTTTAAATTTATTTTACCAAAAACACTATAAAACAGATTATTTAGAAAATTTATATTTCATTTTCAGGAGAATTTATGATTAAGAAAAACAACTCACCTTATATCATTGAACTTAAAGAAGTTGTTAAAGAATTTGACGATAAGGTTGTTTTAGAAAATGTTGATTTAAAAATTAACAAAGGAGAATTTGTTACATTATTAGGCCCTTCTGGTTCTGGAAAAACAACAATTCTTAGATTAATAGCAGGTTTTGAAAGAGCAACACGTGGTGAAATTAAATTCCATGGTGTTGATATTAAGGATTTACCTCCACATAAAAGAGACCTTTCAACTATTTTTCAAGATTATGCACTATTTCCTCACTTAAATGTTGAAGGTAATATTAAATATGGTTTAGCACTTAAGAGAATGCCGAAAGAAGTTATCAATGCTAAACACGAAAAACTATTAGCACAGAAACAAAAAAAATGAGAAGAAAGAGCAAAAGCTGAAATGAAAAAACTTGATGTTTTGCAAACAAAATATGAAAGAGAAATGAAAACATTAAAGAAAAATACTTTTGCTTATAGACGTAGACAAAAATGATTAGATAAGTCAGACTTTAATTATTCATATTGAGAAAACTATGTAGATCAACAAACAGAAAACTTCGAAAAACGTTATCTTACACGTAAAATAACAAAAGAAGAAATGGATAAAGAAGTTAAGGAAATTGTTGAACTTGTTGGACTACAAGGTAATGAAAGAAAATCAATTAATGAACTTTCTGGTGGTATGAAACAACGTGTTGCACTAGCTAGATCACTTGTTATTGAGCCTGCTATCTTATTATTAGATGAACCATTAAGTGCACTTGATGCTAAGATAAGACAAAGAATGCAAGTTTTATTAAGAAGTTTACAACAAAAATTAGGCCTTACATTTATTTTTGTTACTCACGACCAAGACGAAGCACTTGAACTCTCTGATAGAATAGCAATCATGCGTGCTGGCAAAATTGAACAATATGACACGCCAAAAAATATTTATGACTATCCAGTTAATAAATGAGTAGCTTCTTTTATTGGAGACTCAAATATTTACAATGGTATCTTTAATAGCGATGGCACTGTGACAATGTGAGATCGCAATTTTAAGACAATTCATGATGAAGATGAATTTGCAAATCTTACTGAAGTCGATGTATTAATTAGACCAGAAGACATTGACATAATGTCTTATGATGACAAGAAAAAGGACAAACTTGTCGGTGAAATTATTAATATGGCTTACCGTGGCAGTTATTACTATTTAAAAATCCAACTTGATAATGATGAAATTATTTATGTTGAAACAGCTAAAAAGTTTGAAATGGGCGAGAAAGTAAACTTAAGTTGAACAATTGACTCAATTCACTTAATGAATAAAGATAGCAAGTGAGATTATAAAACTAATGAATTTAAGAATTAAAAATAAACTAGCACTAAATAAAAGATTATTACTTTTATTGCCTTATTTATTAATTGCTATCTTCTTAATCATTTTGCCAATTTTATTAATAGTTATTAATGCACTAAAGCCACAAGAAGATTTTAATGCTGTTGCACTCTTAACAGAAGTAAACATTTGATTAATAATTTGACGTAGTTTAAAAATTGGGCTAATTTCAGCAATTCTTTGCTTGTTAATAGCTTTTCCATATGCTTATTTTACAGTCATGACTAAAAGTAAATATTTAGCAATTTATTCATTAAGTTTAATACTTAGTCCAATGTTAATTTTTACAATTGCTAAAATTTATGCAATTAGAGGCTTCTTCTTATCAGTTTTTGAACAAGAAAGCCTTAATGCTGAATGATTTATGGTTTTAGGTTTAACCTACTTGAATTTGCCATATATGGTTATGCCTCTTTATACTGTTTTTAAAGATATGCCTAAAAACATACTTGAAGCTAGTTCAGATTTAGGTTATAACAAATTTCAAACAATGTTTAGAGTTGTTGTTCCATATAGTTTTAAAGCTATTTTAAGTGGTTTTAGTTTAATTTTCTTATCATCTGCAACTACATTTGTTATTAGTGCTAAATTACTTCCTAATGGAACTCAATTGCAAACAATTGGTGCTGTAATTAGTGAATATTCAAACCCTGCTAACAAGTTTGAATTAGCACTAGGAAGCACACTTGTTTTAGTTGTATCAGCCATTTTTATAGGTTGTTATGGAATGATAAACTTTATACCAAAAGTTATTATTAGATTTAGACAAACTAGAGGAGGTAAGAAAAATGACTAAATTTTGAGAAATTCTTAAACGAAGTTATATTTACTTAATTTTAGTTTTTACTTACATCCCATTAGTGTTTGCGGTTATATTCAGTTTTAATAAACCAAGTGATAAAGGTTTTTTATCATTTAATTGAAATACATATTCAAAGGATGCATGAGTTAATTTCTTTGATGAGGGCAGAGGGAATGCATTAATTAATTCAATTATTATCGCATTCTTTGTTTCAATTTTAGTAGTTAGTATTTCACTTGTAACAGTTTTTGCAATGTGAAGACAAAAAAATAAAAATTACTCAAGAATAGTTAGAGCAGTTAATAATGTCCCACTTATCAACCCAGACAACATTACTGCAATTGGTTTAGTTTTAGTTTTTAGTGCTCTATTTGGAACATTAGCAAGCACAAGAGAAGGAATGCTTCGAGGAATTGTTGGACATACAATTATGGCCCTACCTTATGGTATAACTCTAATGTATCCACGTAGTGAAAAATTTAATGCTTCTTTATTTGAAGCAAGCCAAGATTTAGGCTATTCAAAAATTAAGTCATGATTTAAAACTTATTTTATTTACATGATTCCATCAATTATTTTTGCTGCACTTGTCTCAATATTTCTATCATTTGATGATTTCATTATTTTGCAAACAACATCAAATGTAAGTACTCTTGGAACCAAATTGTATGAAGGTCAATTTAAGGCATGAGGTCTTGTAGTTGGAGCAAGTTTATTATTTCTTACTATTGCAATCAATGCTTGTTACATAGGTTATAAAGCATATATTATAAAAAGAAGTGTTAAGAAAGTAAAGAAGGTAAAAAATGAACAACAACAAACCAAAGAACAATTCATTTAAAAATTTTATTAAAAGTAAAATTTTAACTAAAACTTTTGGTTATAGTGCACTAGCAGTTCTTGGTACAGTAGCACTAACTGGTGCACTAGTTCATAAATATAGCGGGCGTGCAAAATATAAACCTTCTTTTTATAATTATCAATCATATATTGATGATGACTCTAAAAGAGTTATTAATGAAAACTTTACATTCAAAGAATTTGAAGAAATCCAACACTTTACAAAATCAATTTTGACTAATAAAGCAGCTGGTGGAATTGGTAATGATGCACAAGCAGTTCAACTAATTAGAGATGGCAAACTTCGTAAAATTGATTATGCAAAGATGTTTAATGACCCAAAATACAAAGATCGTGAAAAGGTTTTAGAACTCTTAAGCGATACAGTTAAAGAACACATTAAATCATATGATAAATTTTTAACTAAAGATCAATGTATTGAATCTGATGGAACAGTAGCAAAAGAAGATAAACATCTTATTGATTACTTTGCTCCATATTTCTCACAAGATATGGTTGTAGCATATAATCCACAAAAAGTCTTAAAGCTTAATTATAATGATGCATATTACCATGCTAAAATTACAGCTCACGAACAAGCAATTCAAGAACACTTATTAAAAGTTTCTGAAAACAAAGGCGAATTTAGATTAATTGACATAATGAAAGCCTTAACATTAAAAGGTTACAATTATTGAGAAGCAACTTATGCTATGAGAGACAATATGATTTATGGCTCTGCATATGTTAAAGACCCAGTTAAAGGATATATTGATGATCATGCTACTGGAAAAGGTTCAACTCCAGATAAGCCAAATTGATACAAGGAGCATATTGATCACTTCGTTGAACTATTTCAACACGGCACAAATTATAGCATTAGAGATACAGAACATGTTGTCTTTAATGGTGATGGCCAATGACTTTTGAATAATTTAATTAACCCTACAACAAAAACAAATGCTGGTTTAATTTACAATGGAGATGCACTTGATGCTTACTTTTCAGAAGATAACTTTGAAAATAAAGTTCAACAAGGTACACTTAGATTTTTTAGACCAAAAATTAATTTATTGTTAGTGGACGGATTGGTTATCTCAGAGAATACAAGTGACCATTTTGCTGATTTAATTTATGAAAGTGCACATAAAAGCTTTTTATCAGGTGTTGAAAGGAATGATTGAAATAACGGACCAAAATGAGTTAAAAAAATTGACCCAAAAAATGGTGAAGATATATCGGAATTCGAAAACATTGAAGAATATAAATCACTTTTAACTTTTGACCACGTTGGCTATACACCTGCATGAAAGAATTTATATAATTATGTAAAAGACAACTACTTTGACAAAGTTAAAGAAGAAAAACAAAAAAACTATATTGCAAGTCTTTATGAGATTGGCAAAGAGCAAAAAATCTATGGTAGCGATGATACAACAATAAAAGCGACATATGAGGTTAAGCATTTTCCAATTGAACCTGAAAGTAAGAAAACACAAGCGGAAATTAAAGTTTATTATGATACAAAACTAAAAAGTTAACAAAATTTTTAATCCTTGTTTTAGCAAGGATTATTTTTTAACTTCTAATTATTGAGACTTTAGGTTGTTAATAAAACACAAAGTTAAGGCTGCAAAAATTTTTTTAATATTTCTTTTTTAATTTATTAAAAAA is a genomic window containing:
- a CDS encoding ABC transporter permease; amino-acid sequence: MNLRIKNKLALNKRLLLLLPYLLIAIFLIILPILLIVINALKPQEDFNAVALLTEVNIWLIIWRSLKIGLISAILCLLIAFPYAYFTVMTKSKYLAIYSLSLILSPMLIFTIAKIYAIRGFFLSVFEQESLNAEWFMVLGLTYLNLPYMVMPLYTVFKDMPKNILEASSDLGYNKFQTMFRVVVPYSFKAILSGFSLIFLSSATTFVISAKLLPNGTQLQTIGAVISEYSNPANKFELALGSTLVLVVSAIFIGCYGMINFIPKVIIRFRQTRGGKKND
- a CDS encoding ABC transporter permease; amino-acid sequence: MTKFWEILKRSYIYLILVFTYIPLVFAVIFSFNKPSDKGFLSFNWNTYSKDAWVNFFDEGRGNALINSIIIAFFVSILVVSISLVTVFAMWRQKNKNYSRIVRAVNNVPLINPDNITAIGLVLVFSALFGTLASTREGMLRGIVGHTIMALPYGITLMYPRSEKFNASLFEASQDLGYSKIKSWFKTYFIYMIPSIIFAALVSIFLSFDDFIILQTTSNVSTLGTKLYEGQFKAWGLVVGASLLFLTIAINACYIGYKAYIIKRSVKKVKKVKNEQQQTKEQFI
- a CDS encoding ABC transporter ATP-binding protein codes for the protein MIKKNNSPYIIELKEVVKEFDDKVVLENVDLKINKGEFVTLLGPSGSGKTTILRLIAGFERATRGEIKFHGVDIKDLPPHKRDLSTIFQDYALFPHLNVEGNIKYGLALKRMPKEVINAKHEKLLAQKQKKWEERAKAEMKKLDVLQTKYEREMKTLKKNTFAYRRRQKWLDKSDFNYSYWENYVDQQTENFEKRYLTRKITKEEMDKEVKEIVELVGLQGNERKSINELSGGMKQRVALARSLVIEPAILLLDEPLSALDAKIRQRMQVLLRSLQQKLGLTFIFVTHDQDEALELSDRIAIMRAGKIEQYDTPKNIYDYPVNKWVASFIGDSNIYNGIFNSDGTVTMWDRNFKTIHDEDEFANLTEVDVLIRPEDIDIMSYDDKKKDKLVGEIINMAYRGSYYYLKIQLDNDEIIYVETAKKFEMGEKVNLSWTIDSIHLMNKDSKWDYKTNEFKN
- a CDS encoding type 2 periplasmic-binding domain-containing protein, producing MNNNKPKNNSFKNFIKSKILTKTFGYSALAVLGTVALTGALVHKYSGRAKYKPSFYNYQSYIDDDSKRVINENFTFKEFEEIQHFTKSILTNKAAGGIGNDAQAVQLIRDGKLRKIDYAKMFNDPKYKDREKVLELLSDTVKEHIKSYDKFLTKDQCIESDGTVAKEDKHLIDYFAPYFSQDMVVAYNPQKVLKLNYNDAYYHAKITAHEQAIQEHLLKVSENKGEFRLIDIMKALTLKGYNYWEATYAMRDNMIYGSAYVKDPVKGYIDDHATGKGSTPDKPNWYKEHIDHFVELFQHGTNYSIRDTEHVVFNGDGQWLLNNLINPTTKTNAGLIYNGDALDAYFSEDNFENKVQQGTLRFFRPKINLLLVDGLVISENTSDHFADLIYESAHKSFLSGVERNDWNNGPKWVKKIDPKNGEDISEFENIEEYKSLLTFDHVGYTPAWKNLYNYVKDNYFDKVKEEKQKNYIASLYEIGKEQKIYGSDDTTIKATYEVKHFPIEPESKKTQAEIKVYYDTKLKS
- a CDS encoding IS1634 family transposase; this encodes MQEVKENLGIENVTIVADRGLNSGPNLQSIIDNGFKFIMAEKIRAKGKIASEILDLDSYDKITENYFIRDRKDTKFVKNEDDEKYIIDGRLVLSFSENRRKKDESDRKRLIEKALKGVQNNASKARSELSRGGRKYLDYNVKEVTIKTTKIEDDAKWDGFYGIFTNDMEMKTDRIISTYRKLWKIEDSFRMLKTSFEVRPVYLSKRKTIEAAFSYLLFSPCTPKISRIHYWLNSWRWSQIYYWKNTQQY